The following coding sequences are from one Panicum hallii strain FIL2 chromosome 5, PHallii_v3.1, whole genome shotgun sequence window:
- the LOC112895621 gene encoding WD repeat-containing protein 13 has product MAAAADSASPECPGAPSMPTDPDFLSCVLQPPAPSSSRPDADYAALRRLLLRRKPPSALQHRMDWRCNGKGYVAYRNFLLRRIDGGSAQSTPSNSGRWAASPGPALSEADSWSSLRDLRTNSGLSRTVSISSKQSDAERHVRFAEPAYSFVGMHCIFDSCKTSVTILKFGRASSDLLAYGAADGSLTVCQVSEPPSVLQKLIGHSKNITDFDFSSNNQYIASCSLDKTVRVWEISKGTCIRVVYGVSSQLCICFHPVNNNLLLVGNSNKEINAINFSTGRVISKLNFDDAVTALDIDHTGQLIFAGDAQGYIYTVSVNSHTGSLSRTHKNKSSKSKSPITTIQYRTFSLVARCPVLLSCAQDGNLSFFSITTDAKGYLTLISSLKLASRVQTIRASFCPLLSLEKGEFIVTGSEDANVYFYDLARPKNSCVNKLQGHGSPVIGVAWNHGENLLASSDSEGTVIVWKRAKTN; this is encoded by the exons ATGGCCGCCGCTGCCGACTCCGCCTCCCCGGAGTGCCCCGGCGCCCCCTCCATGCCCACGGACCCGGACTTCCTCAGCTGCGTCCTCCAGCCCccggccccctcctcctcccgcccCGACGCCGACtacgccgccctccgccgccttctcctccgccgcaaGCCGCCCTCCGCCCTCCAGCACCGTATG GACTGGCGGTGCAACGGCAAGGGCTACGTCGCCTACCGCAACTTCCTCCTCCGGCGCATCGACGGCGGCAGCGCCCAAAGTACGCCCAGCAACAG TGGAAGGTGGGCTGCCTCTCCTGGCCCTGCACTCTCCGAGGCAGACAGCTGGAGTTCTCTCCGT GATTTGAGAACTAACAGTGGTTTAAGCCGCACTGTAAGTATCAGTTCAAAGCAGAGTGATGCTGAGCGCCATGTCAGATTCGCTGAGCCTGCATACTCGTTTGTTGGAATGCATTGCATTTTTGACAGCTGCAAAACCTCAG TTACAATATTGAAATTTGGTCGCGCAAGTTCTGATCTGCTTGCGTATGGTGCGGCAGATGGCAGTCTAACGGTTTGCCAGGTTTCTGAGCCACCATctgttcttcaaaaattgatAGGGCACTCTAAAAATATCACAG ATTTTGATTTTTCATCTAATAACCAGTACATTGCTTCATGCTCCCTGGATAAAACTGTGCGAGTATGGGAAATCTCTAAAGGCACGTGCATTAGGGTTGTATATGGAGTTTCTTCCCAGCTATGCATCTGCTTTCATCCT GTGAACAATAACTTGCTTTTAGTTGGCAACTCAAACAAGGAAATCAAT GCAATAAATTTTAGCACTGGGAGAGTAATCAGCAAACTTAACTTTGATGATGCGGTTACAGCTTTGGATATTGATCACACTGGGCAGCTTATTTTCGCTGGTGATGCACAG GGTTACATATATACTGTTAGTGTGAATTCACATACAGGGTCACTATCTAGAACTCACAAGAACAAGAGCAGTAAGAGCAAATCTCCTATTACAACAATCCAGTATCGCACCTTTTCTCTGGTAGCACGTTGTCCAGTACTTCTTTCTTGTGCTCAAGATGGAAACCTGTCTTTCTTCAG TATCACAACAGATGCTAAAGGATACTTGACTCTCATATCTTCTTTAAAACTGGCCTCACGGGTGCAGACTATCCGTGCTTCCTTCTGTCCTCTTCTTTCCCTTGAGAAAGGAGAGTTCATAG TTACTGGCAGTGAGGATGCAAATGTTTACTTCTATGATTTGGCACGCCCAAAGAACTCGTGTGTGAATAAACTACAG GGACATGGTTCTCCAGTAATTGGAGTTGCCTGGAACCATGGGGAAAATTTGCTGGCCTCATCTGATTCAGAAGGTACAGTTATTGTATGGAAGCGAGCGAAAACTAATTAG
- the LOC112892357 gene encoding protein JINGUBANG-like: MNFGRRRSFNSIEEDRMSNPGARTPLHQYHARSAGGRSPARFSMSSVPGVDVPMSGGCSPWVQSPLHGRHRFPPSPGAIYHCLAALHRLESDVHALAVARGVLFTASDSGRVRAWAAPECCNRGCLNVGRGRVQALAACGDTLVTSHGRDHHVRVWTVCAAAISDHVRAKKAATLPAKGSLSILCFGKKRPHHHRDTVSCLILHAVAGLLYTASHDRTVKAWKLSDGTCIDSFVAHDGPINAMVVNEAEGCIFTGSSDGTVKMWRRVPGGTAHALIIVLRSESELSPVNALTLCHAGSGATRRCFLYAGSSDGYVNVWDKKATAGRPVHAGYLKGHRLAVYCLASGCSGRVVVSGSEDATMRVWRREGKGGGATHTCLAVIEGHRSPVRCLTVGDGEGSEVEGRSMVVYSAGLDKSVKVWRIRVVGKEEEEENGEGDAQAEIISGNADGDAIPVRNYLDDSKKMEFVGPTPVLSPSWVEKRRHTSRG; this comes from the coding sequence ATGAATTTCGGCCGCCGCAGGAGCTTCAACTCCATCGAGGAGGACCGCATGTCGAACCCGGGCGCGCGCACGCCCCTGCACCAGTACCACGCGCGCTCCGCGGGCGGCCGCTCGCCGGCGCGCTTCAGCATGTCGTCCGTGCCAGGGGTGGACGTGCCCATGAGCGGCGGCTGCTCGCCCTGGGTGCAGTCGCCGCTGCACGGCCGCCACAGGTTCCCGCCCTCGCCCGGCGCCATCTACCACTGCCTCGCCGCGCTGCACCGCTTGGAGAGCGACGTGCACGCGCTGGCCGTCGCCCGGGGCGTCCTGTTCACTGCCTCCGACAGCGGCCGGGTCCGCGCGTGGGCGGCGCCCGAGTGCTGCAACCGCGGCTGCCTCAACGTGGGCCGCGGCCGCGTCCAGGCGCTCGCCGCGTGCGGGGACACGCTCGTCACGTCCCACGGCCGCGACCACCACGTCCGGGTCTGGACCgtctgcgccgccgccatcagCGACCACGTCCGCGCCAAGAAGGCGGCCACCCTCCCGGCCAAGGGCAGTCTCTCCATCCTCTGCTTCGGCAAGAAGCGCCCGCACCACCACCGCGACACCGTCTCCTGCCTCATCCTCCACGCCGTCGCGGGCCTCCTCTACACCGCCTCCCACGACCGCACCGTCAAGGCGTGGAAGCTCTCCGACGGCACCTGCATCGACTCCTTCGTCGCGCACGACGGGCCGATCAACGCCATGGTCGTAAACGAGGCCGAGGGGTGCATCTTCACGGGCTCCAGCGACGGCACCGTAAAGATGTGGCGCCGCGTCCCCGGCGGCACCGCGCACGCGCTCATCATCGTGCTCCGCTCCGAGTCCGAGCTGTCCCCGGTGAACGCGCTCACGCTCTGCCACGCGGGCTCCGGAGCCACGCGCAGGTGCTTCCTGTACGCCGGCTCGTCGGACGGCTACGTCAACGTGTGGGACAAGAAGGCCACCGCGGGGCGGCCGGTGCATGCGGGGTACCTCAAGGGCCACCGCCTGGCGGTCTACTGCCTGGCCTCCGGCTGCAGCGGGCGGGTGGTCGTGAGCGGTTCGGAGGACGCGACCATGCGCGTGTGGAGGCGGGAggggaagggcggcggcgcgacacACACGTGCCTGGCCGTGATCGAGGGCCACCGGAGCCCGGTGCGGTGCCTGACCGTGGGCGACGGCGAAGGCAGTGAGGTGGAGGGCCGCAGCATGGTGGTGTACAGCGCGGGGCTGGACAAGAGCGTCAAGGTGTGGAGGATACGGGTGGtggggaaggaggaggaggaggagaacggCGAAGGGGACGCACAGGCCGAGATAATATCTGGGAATGCCGACGGCGACGCCATCCCTGTGAGGAACTACTTGGACGACAGCAAGAAGATGGAGTTCGTGGGGCCGACGCCGGTGCTGTCTCCGTCGTGGGTGGAGAAGCGGAGGCACACCAGCCGTGGGTGA
- the LOC112895668 gene encoding putative cysteine-rich receptor-like protein kinase 35 isoform X1, protein MKHHALRCSSEINHHKSIAMPSVTIPSPPPYLLLLIVITAGLAVVSEVAAFLDCGDAPPSPPPSSSSPSPPPPSAPANGGGSNASFRANLLTLLGALPRAAAPTGFASLSLGAGRDRAFVRGLCRGDFAPPRCLADLQEAVADLGAGCPGSRRASIWLDVFVAYADTNASTPREEDYRMVLYDTRMVADPAGYLRAYGPLMARLVARAAGGGPAGRPPPFFATGEVEYARDDPNGTMYGMVLCMRDVTAADCGRCLQASVPRLPCCSGNQGGVVLAYSCFLRIQVYTYYDLALDAPPPASEPPPPPSPPAGETRGTKTPRARLVPIVAVVVPLLTLLVLASVLTAGVYLRRRRGLKEHSTARRRAKDEDCSTSYVHPEKFTLRVLRAATGNFAAENKLGEGGFGQVFKGRLQDGQAVAVKRLSQGSSQGFHELKNELTLASKLTHRNLVQLLGVCLEETEKLIVYEYLPNRSLDNALFADAARWQPHQALDWSRRYAIIRGIARGLLYLHEESRLRIIHRDLKPSNVLLDSDLSPKISDFGLARAFWGDETREVTKRPAGTLGYMSPEYAYYGHVSTKSDMFGFGVIVLEIVTGRRNTSVYAEEDGSSSNLLSYVWEKWRRGSAADVVDASLGGRYARAEALACAQVGLLCVQKDPGSRPDASAVLLMLDGQSAIQQRPSRPAFSDGSASAAASWRAAAHGGGARRYGRRPAADPPVSENGITVTDLQPR, encoded by the exons ATGAAACATCACGCGCTGCGCTGCTCGTCGGAGATCAATCACCACAAGTCCATAGCCATGCCGTCCGTCACGatcccgtcgccgccgccgtatctcctcctcctcatcgtcATCACCGcaggcctcgccgtcgtctcgGAAGTCGCCGCGTTTCTGGACtgcggcgacgcgccgccctcgcctcctccctcctcctcctccccttcaCCCCCACCACCATCGGCGCCCGccaacggcggcggcagcaacgcGTCGTTCCGCGCGAACCTCCTCACGCTCCTGGGcgcgctcccgcgcgccgcggcgcccaCGGGGTTCGCGTCCCTCTCCCTCGGCGCCGGCCGCGACCGCGCCTTCGTCCGGGGCCTCTGCCGCGGGGACTTCGCGCCTCCCCGGTGCCTCGCCGACCTGCAGGAGGCCGTCGCCGACCTCGGCGCGGGCTGCCCCGGCAGCCGCCGCGCCTCCATCTGGCTCGACGTCTTCGTCGCCTACGCGGACACCAACGCGTCGACTCCCCGCGAGGAAGACTACCGCATGGTCCTTTACGACACGCGCATGGTCGCCGACCCGGCCGGCTACTTGCGGGCGTACGGCCCGCTGATGGCCCGCCTtgtggcgcgcgcggcgggcggcgggccaGCAGGGAGGCCGCCGCCGTTCTTCGCCACCGGCGAGGTGGAGTACGCCAGGGACGATCCCAACGGGACCATGTACGGGATGGTGCTGTGCATGAGGGACGTCACGGCGGCGGACTGCGGCCGGTGCCTGCAGGCCTCGGTGCCGCGGCTGCCGTGCTGCTCGGGGAACCAGGGAGGCGTCGTGCTGGCCTACAGCTGCTTCCTGAGGATCCAGGTGTACACCTACTACGACCTGGCGCTCGACGCGCCGCCTCCAGCCTCTgaaccgccgcccccgccgtccccGCCCGCCGGGGAGACACGCG GAACGAAGACACCAAGGGCGCGTTTGGTTCCCATCGTCGCAGTCGTCGTTCCACTCTTGACGCTGCTCGTCCTGGCGTCCGTGCTGACAGCTGGTGTTTACCTGCGAAGGCGAAGAGGTCTCAAAGAGCACTCcacggcgaggaggagggccaagGACGAGGATTGCAGCACGAGCTACGTTCACCCGGAGAAGTTCACGCTGCGGGTGCTGAGGGCGGCGACCGGCAACTTCGCTGCGGAAAACAAGCTGGGGGAGGGAGGTTTCGGACAAGTTTTCAAG GGCAGGCTTCAGGATGGGCAGGCCGTCGCGGTGAAAAGGCTCTCCCAGGGCTCATCCCAGGGCTTCCACGAGCTGAAAAACGAGCTGACCCTCGCCTCCAAGCTGACGCACAGGAACCTCGTGCAGCTTCTCGGGGTCTGCCTGGAGGAGACGGAGAAGCTCATCGTGTACGAGTACCTGCCGAACCGGAGCCTGGACAACGCCCTTTTCGCCG ACGCAGCGAGATGGCAGCCGCATCAAGCGCTGGACTGGAGCAGGAGATACGCGATCATCCGCGGGATCGCGCGCGGCCTGCTGTACCTCCACGAGGAGTCCCGGCTGCGCATCATCCACCGCGACCTCAAGCCCAGCAACGTCCTCCTGGACTCGGACCTGAGCCCCAAGATCTCGGATTTCGGCCTGGCCAGGGCGTTCTGGGGAGACGAGACCAGGGAGGTGACGAAGCGACCGGCTGGGACCCT TGGGTACATGTCGCCGGAGTACGCGTACTACGGGCACGTCTCCACCAAATCGGACATGTTCGGCTTCGGGGTGATCGTCCTCGAGATCGTCACCGGTCGAAGGAACACCAGCGtatacgctgaagaagatggcaGCAGCAGCAATCTGCTGAGCTAC gTGTGGGAGAAGTGGAGGCGCGGGTCGGCGGCGGACGTCGTGGACGCGTCGCTGGGCGGCCGGTACGCCCGGGCCGAGGCGCTCGCCTGCGCGCAGGTCGGGCTCCTGTGCGTGCAGAAGGACCCCGGCTCCAGGCCCGACGCGTCGGCCGTCCTCCTCATGCTGGACGGCCAGTCGGCGATCCAGCAGAGGCCCTCCCGCCCGGCGTTCAGCGACgggtccgcgagcgccgccgcctcgtggcgcgccgccgcccacggaGGTGGAGCGCGCCGTTACGGGCGTCGTCCCGCGGCCGATCCTCCTGTCTCGGAGAACGGCATCACGGTTACGGATCTCCAGCCGAGGTAG
- the LOC112895668 gene encoding putative cysteine-rich receptor-like protein kinase 35 isoform X2, which produces MKHHALRCSSEINHHKSIAMPSVTIPSPPPYLLLLIVITAGLAVVSEVAAFLDCGDAPPSPPPSSSSPSPPPPSAPANGGGSNASFRANLLTLLGALPRAAAPTGFASLSLGAGRDRAFVRGLCRGDFAPPRCLADLQEAVADLGAGCPGSRRASIWLDVFVAYADTNASTPREEDYRMVLYDTRMVADPAGYLRAYGPLMARLVARAAGGGPAGRPPPFFATGEVEYARDDPNGTMYGMVLCMRDVTAADCGRCLQASVPRLPCCSGNQGGVVLAYSCFLRIQVYTYYDLALDAPPPASEPPPPPSPPAGETRGTKTPRARLVPIVAVVVPLLTLLVLASVLTAGVYLRRRRGLKEHSTARRRAKDEDCSTSYVHPEKFTLRVLRAATGNFAAENKLGEGGFGQVFKASGWAGRRGEKALPGLIPGLPRAEKRADPRLQADAQEPRAASRGLPGGDGEAHRVRVPAEPEPGQRPFRRRSEMAAASSAGLEQEIRDHPRDRARPAVPPRGVPAAHHPPRPQAQQRPPGLGPEPQDLGFRPGQGVLGRRDQGGDEATGWDPWVHVAGVRVLRARLHQIGHVRLRGDRPRDRHRSKEHQRIR; this is translated from the exons ATGAAACATCACGCGCTGCGCTGCTCGTCGGAGATCAATCACCACAAGTCCATAGCCATGCCGTCCGTCACGatcccgtcgccgccgccgtatctcctcctcctcatcgtcATCACCGcaggcctcgccgtcgtctcgGAAGTCGCCGCGTTTCTGGACtgcggcgacgcgccgccctcgcctcctccctcctcctcctccccttcaCCCCCACCACCATCGGCGCCCGccaacggcggcggcagcaacgcGTCGTTCCGCGCGAACCTCCTCACGCTCCTGGGcgcgctcccgcgcgccgcggcgcccaCGGGGTTCGCGTCCCTCTCCCTCGGCGCCGGCCGCGACCGCGCCTTCGTCCGGGGCCTCTGCCGCGGGGACTTCGCGCCTCCCCGGTGCCTCGCCGACCTGCAGGAGGCCGTCGCCGACCTCGGCGCGGGCTGCCCCGGCAGCCGCCGCGCCTCCATCTGGCTCGACGTCTTCGTCGCCTACGCGGACACCAACGCGTCGACTCCCCGCGAGGAAGACTACCGCATGGTCCTTTACGACACGCGCATGGTCGCCGACCCGGCCGGCTACTTGCGGGCGTACGGCCCGCTGATGGCCCGCCTtgtggcgcgcgcggcgggcggcgggccaGCAGGGAGGCCGCCGCCGTTCTTCGCCACCGGCGAGGTGGAGTACGCCAGGGACGATCCCAACGGGACCATGTACGGGATGGTGCTGTGCATGAGGGACGTCACGGCGGCGGACTGCGGCCGGTGCCTGCAGGCCTCGGTGCCGCGGCTGCCGTGCTGCTCGGGGAACCAGGGAGGCGTCGTGCTGGCCTACAGCTGCTTCCTGAGGATCCAGGTGTACACCTACTACGACCTGGCGCTCGACGCGCCGCCTCCAGCCTCTgaaccgccgcccccgccgtccccGCCCGCCGGGGAGACACGCG GAACGAAGACACCAAGGGCGCGTTTGGTTCCCATCGTCGCAGTCGTCGTTCCACTCTTGACGCTGCTCGTCCTGGCGTCCGTGCTGACAGCTGGTGTTTACCTGCGAAGGCGAAGAGGTCTCAAAGAGCACTCcacggcgaggaggagggccaagGACGAGGATTGCAGCACGAGCTACGTTCACCCGGAGAAGTTCACGCTGCGGGTGCTGAGGGCGGCGACCGGCAACTTCGCTGCGGAAAACAAGCTGGGGGAGGGAGGTTTCGGACAAGTTTTCAAG GCTTCAGGATGGGCAGGCCGTCGCGGTGAAAAGGCTCTCCCAGGGCTCATCCCAGGGCTTCCACGAGCTGAAAAACGAGCTGACCCTCGCCTCCAAGCTGACGCACAGGAACCTCGTGCAGCTTCTCGGGGTCTGCCTGGAGGAGACGGAGAAGCTCATCGTGTACGAGTACCTGCCGAACCGGAGCCTGGACAACGCCCTTTTCGCCG ACGCAGCGAGATGGCAGCCGCATCAAGCGCTGGACTGGAGCAGGAGATACGCGATCATCCGCGGGATCGCGCGCGGCCTGCTGTACCTCCACGAGGAGTCCCGGCTGCGCATCATCCACCGCGACCTCAAGCCCAGCAACGTCCTCCTGGACTCGGACCTGAGCCCCAAGATCTCGGATTTCGGCCTGGCCAGGGCGTTCTGGGGAGACGAGACCAGGGAGGTGACGAAGCGACCGGCTGGGACCCT TGGGTACATGTCGCCGGAGTACGCGTACTACGGGCACGTCTCCACCAAATCGGACATGTTCGGCTTCGGGGTGATCGTCCTCGAGATCGTCACCGGTCGAAGGAACACCAGCGtatacgctga